Proteins from a genomic interval of Deltaproteobacteria bacterium:
- a CDS encoding rubredoxin, producing MATWKCGKCGYTKDSRCKPQKCPQCGEKGVFAKDE from the coding sequence ATGGCTACATGGAAGTGCGGCAAGTGCGGATACACCAAGGACTCGAGGTGCAAGCCCCAGAAGTGCCCCCAGTGCGGCGAGAAAGGGGTCTTCGCCAAGGACGAGTGA